One window of the Runella slithyformis DSM 19594 genome contains the following:
- a CDS encoding SusC/RagA family TonB-linked outer membrane protein, which translates to MKRRFTLPAAVAMLFCGLSLFAQDRTITGKVTAADDGSVLPGVNVTLRGATRGTTTEGDGSYKITVPANSKLVFSFIGFATQEITVDTENVLNVQLVPDASQLQEVVVTAQGIRKNQREIGYAYSKVNTDDVTVGRSPQLAQALSGKVTGLAVYNVNNSVDPSVKIVLRGFRSLTGNNEALVVLDGMQTTSTVLALINPNDIESVSILKGGQAATLYGSAGINGALIITTKRGTKGKIKVGYSNSTNFDQISFLPQFQEKYGSGSHYYPAFGSAGYNPDPVFRSQQNWRTYENQQFGDAYDGSMRMVGRTAEDGSQYILPYAPVKNGRLKSFDTGISMNNQVNFQGGDDNSSFYMSMENQKIQGIVPGDKSERTGARLSATREYDKLTAGFTAGYTQADYNRTGANFYDDVINQPAHLPLNDLRDWQNNKFANPNGFFNDYYNNPYFNADNNRQKYRDANISGNLNLTYKAAPWMSITNRLGVMNNSRTQKNTVAKFLYSDWAKTKSFIPAPFYREGDGTGIYRAITDNLGAVGDYSKTENVINNEFQIRLTKDLGPFANTLILGHSVYQRFLKEITIGSSSVVVPGVYNVANRQGELTGGEGNSLQRRVGYYADLTTNYKNWLILNGTFRYDQTSLFYKPTRPKDFWSYPYYGVALSFIATDAFPAIKSSVLNYAKLRVNLNKNANDNIPLYGLDLVYNNGANFPFGNTVGLTVGNTLPDANLKPETVYSSEIGGEFQLFNNRINIDVSAYSQTSKGQVITVKVPNTTGFSNLLINVGETKNWGYEAELKYLIVRGSGKFAWDASVRYSYNDNKVVDLYPGIDEFFVSGYAYASTNVIKGSRFPMLKTDGYQYAPDGSGQRLVSPTTGYPLRQTTLSPRGGTLPRHIVGLGSKMNYGDFSFTFNFEYRGGNYMYSDLGRQMTFTGSGKWTDNRLDQIFPNSAILNADGSVTPNTTVKVREPEYSLWVDNYRLISENFVNKAWFIKLRDVNLAYSFPQSLMTKTKVFSGASIALYGRNLFTIVDKMNFYTDPEYSFTTGNGLGINNTNQTPPVRQYGVNINLTF; encoded by the coding sequence ATGAAAAGAAGGTTTACACTGCCGGCCGCAGTAGCTATGCTATTCTGTGGCCTCTCGTTATTTGCCCAGGATCGCACCATTACGGGTAAAGTAACGGCAGCAGATGATGGTTCGGTGCTTCCCGGCGTCAACGTCACACTGCGAGGAGCAACACGAGGTACCACGACCGAGGGGGATGGAAGCTACAAGATCACTGTTCCTGCCAATTCCAAATTAGTTTTCAGTTTTATCGGCTTCGCTACTCAGGAAATCACCGTTGATACTGAAAATGTACTGAATGTACAATTAGTGCCCGATGCTTCTCAGCTTCAGGAGGTAGTGGTAACGGCGCAGGGAATCCGTAAGAATCAACGTGAGATCGGCTATGCCTACTCCAAAGTCAACACGGATGATGTAACCGTAGGGCGCTCGCCCCAGTTGGCGCAGGCGCTTTCAGGCAAAGTAACCGGCTTGGCCGTTTATAACGTCAACAACAGCGTGGATCCTTCGGTGAAGATCGTATTGCGCGGTTTCCGCTCTTTAACGGGAAACAACGAAGCACTGGTAGTATTGGACGGAATGCAGACCACTTCTACGGTATTGGCATTGATCAATCCCAACGACATCGAAAGCGTATCCATCCTGAAAGGCGGACAGGCCGCTACGCTGTATGGCTCGGCCGGTATCAATGGGGCGCTTATCATTACTACGAAAAGAGGCACGAAAGGAAAGATCAAGGTAGGCTATTCCAACAGCACCAACTTTGATCAAATAAGCTTTTTGCCGCAGTTCCAGGAAAAATACGGCTCAGGTTCGCATTATTATCCGGCCTTTGGCTCCGCCGGTTATAATCCTGATCCGGTGTTTCGTTCACAACAAAACTGGCGTACGTACGAAAACCAGCAGTTTGGTGATGCCTATGATGGCTCCATGCGGATGGTAGGGCGTACGGCGGAGGATGGCAGTCAGTATATTTTGCCTTACGCCCCCGTAAAAAACGGACGCTTGAAAAGCTTTGATACCGGTATCTCCATGAACAATCAGGTGAATTTTCAGGGTGGAGACGACAACAGCTCGTTTTATATGTCGATGGAAAACCAGAAAATTCAGGGTATTGTTCCGGGAGATAAAAGCGAACGGACAGGCGCTCGTTTGTCGGCAACCAGAGAATATGATAAACTGACCGCCGGCTTTACCGCCGGCTATACGCAGGCAGACTACAACCGTACCGGTGCTAATTTTTATGACGATGTTATTAACCAGCCTGCCCACTTGCCCCTAAATGATCTGCGCGACTGGCAAAACAACAAATTTGCCAATCCTAACGGATTCTTTAATGATTATTACAACAACCCGTATTTCAACGCAGACAATAACCGCCAGAAATACAGGGATGCCAACATCAGCGGCAACCTGAACTTGACCTATAAAGCGGCACCGTGGATGTCAATTACGAACCGTTTGGGGGTAATGAACAACTCACGTACGCAGAAAAATACGGTTGCTAAATTTTTGTATTCTGACTGGGCAAAAACCAAATCGTTTATTCCGGCACCGTTTTACAGAGAAGGCGACGGTACGGGCATCTACCGGGCCATTACCGATAACCTGGGTGCCGTAGGGGATTACTCAAAGACCGAAAACGTCATCAATAACGAGTTCCAGATACGGCTGACTAAAGACCTCGGGCCGTTTGCCAATACATTGATTCTGGGTCACAGTGTGTATCAGCGTTTTTTAAAGGAAATCACCATCGGCTCAAGTTCGGTAGTGGTACCCGGTGTATACAACGTAGCCAACCGTCAGGGAGAATTGACGGGGGGAGAAGGAAATTCGTTGCAGCGCCGTGTAGGGTATTACGCCGATTTAACCACCAATTACAAAAACTGGTTGATTCTGAACGGTACTTTCCGGTACGACCAAACGTCGCTTTTCTACAAACCGACCCGTCCGAAAGATTTCTGGTCATATCCTTATTATGGCGTGGCCCTTTCGTTCATTGCTACCGATGCCTTCCCTGCCATCAAAAGCAGCGTGTTGAATTATGCTAAGTTGCGGGTGAACCTTAACAAAAATGCCAATGATAACATTCCGCTGTATGGACTGGATTTGGTCTATAATAACGGCGCTAACTTTCCTTTTGGAAATACCGTCGGACTGACCGTCGGAAATACGCTGCCGGATGCTAACTTAAAACCGGAGACTGTCTATTCTTCCGAAATCGGCGGAGAGTTTCAATTATTTAATAATCGTATAAATATAGATGTGTCTGCCTATTCACAAACTTCTAAAGGACAGGTAATTACGGTAAAAGTGCCCAACACGACGGGCTTCTCGAACCTGCTGATCAACGTGGGTGAAACCAAAAACTGGGGATATGAAGCAGAATTGAAATACCTGATCGTCAGAGGCAGCGGTAAATTTGCATGGGATGCGAGCGTTCGGTATTCTTACAATGATAATAAGGTCGTCGACCTATATCCGGGCATTGATGAATTTTTTGTCAGTGGCTATGCTTACGCCAGCACCAACGTCATCAAAGGCTCACGTTTCCCCATGCTGAAAACCGACGGGTATCAGTACGCACCTGATGGATCAGGCCAACGTTTGGTTAGCCCAACTACGGGTTATCCGTTACGTCAGACCACGCTGTCGCCGAGAGGCGGAACCTTGCCGCGTCATATTGTGGGCTTAGGCTCAAAAATGAACTACGGTGATTTCTCTTTTACGTTCAACTTTGAATACCGCGGCGGCAACTATATGTACAGTGACTTAGGACGTCAGATGACGTTCACGGGTTCCGGAAAATGGACCGATAATCGTCTGGATCAGATATTTCCTAACTCGGCCATTCTGAATGCGGATGGCTCTGTGACGCCTAATACGACGGTGAAAGTTCGCGAACCGGAATACTCACTTTGGGTGGATAATTACCGTTTGATCTCTGAGAACTTCGTCAACAAAGCCTGGTTCATTAAACTCAGAGACGTGAATTTGGCTTATAGCTTTCCGCAAAGCCTGATGACCAAAACGAAAGTATTTTCGGGCGCAAGCATCGCTCTGTACGGTCGGA
- a CDS encoding DUF1361 domain-containing protein, translating to MKNKIFLLALLSAVGVVMLTGRIAITGSWEHSGLFWNLFLAWLPLGCTFITRHYWQHRGMNIYGLGVGFLLWLLLFPNAPYLITDLIHLKEVPDSLLWYDALMSFSFALTGLLTGFYSVLIIHRLIEQCTNRSMAWVIMAGCLILCSYGVYLGRFGRWNSWDVLTNPFSLVRYSLSNLHNPVAIKLTITFSLAMLIMYTAFWLYTLKAKSR from the coding sequence ATGAAAAATAAAATTTTCCTTTTGGCACTTTTATCAGCGGTAGGAGTTGTGATGTTGACGGGACGAATTGCCATTACAGGTTCATGGGAACACTCCGGTTTATTCTGGAATTTATTTTTGGCGTGGCTTCCCTTAGGGTGTACATTTATTACCCGTCACTATTGGCAACACAGGGGTATGAATATCTATGGGCTTGGGGTGGGCTTCCTGCTCTGGTTGTTGCTTTTTCCCAATGCACCCTATTTGATTACCGATCTGATTCACCTCAAAGAAGTCCCTGATTCTTTACTGTGGTACGATGCATTGATGAGTTTTTCATTTGCACTCACGGGCTTGCTTACCGGATTTTATTCCGTTTTGATCATTCACCGGCTAATCGAACAATGCACCAACCGCAGTATGGCTTGGGTAATTATGGCGGGTTGTTTGATATTATGCAGTTATGGCGTTTATTTGGGGCGTTTTGGGCGTTGGAACAGTTGGGATGTATTGACCAACCCTTTTTCGTTGGTCCGATATAGCCTGTCCAATTTGCACAATCCGGTAGCGATAAAGCTGACCATTACATTTTCATTAGCCATGCTTATTATGTATACGGCCTTTTGGCTTTATACCTTAAAGGCCAAGAGCAGATAA
- a CDS encoding diacylglycerol kinase family protein has protein sequence MLRSFSYATEGVFALFRYENNARFHLLAALTVLIAGSFLRLNYLEWVIISIVIGGVWAAEAFNTAIEKVCDMISPDIHPQIKAIKDLAAAGVLIMACTAAFTGIIVFGKAILTLFYFTF, from the coding sequence ATGCTCCGCAGTTTTAGCTATGCCACGGAAGGGGTTTTCGCACTGTTCAGATACGAAAACAACGCCCGCTTTCACTTATTGGCCGCGTTGACGGTGCTCATTGCAGGCAGTTTCTTAAGACTTAATTACCTGGAGTGGGTCATTATCAGTATTGTGATTGGGGGTGTTTGGGCAGCAGAAGCGTTTAATACGGCGATTGAAAAAGTGTGTGATATGATCTCTCCCGACATTCATCCTCAAATCAAAGCCATCAAAGATCTGGCGGCAGCGGGAGTACTGATCATGGCCTGTACGGCGGCGTTTACAGGAATTATTGTTTTTGGCAAAGCGATTCTAACACTATTCTACTTTACTTTTTAA
- a CDS encoding membrane protein yields the protein MDSQHDSIQALAEIRDLMHRSSKFLSLSGLSGISAGITALIGASVAYLKLKTDAFNYESNEHITALTRRDMIEFILIDGSIVLTVALLFGVFFTIRKARKLGQSIWNPISRRLLASLLIPLITGGIFCLAMFYRNMLWVSFPATLIFYGLALLNASKYTVRDLEYLGILEVILGLVSLFLTGYNLLVWAFGFGVLHIVYGTLMYLKYERVVPHS from the coding sequence ATGGATTCTCAACACGATTCGATTCAGGCCCTTGCCGAAATTCGAGATTTGATGCATCGATCATCTAAATTCCTATCTCTCAGTGGATTGTCAGGCATTTCGGCAGGTATCACTGCTCTTATCGGTGCTTCTGTAGCGTATTTAAAGCTGAAAACCGATGCATTTAATTATGAAAGTAATGAACACATAACCGCACTCACCCGGCGGGATATGATCGAATTTATTCTGATAGACGGCAGCATCGTATTAACGGTGGCATTGCTGTTCGGCGTTTTTTTTACCATTCGTAAAGCCCGTAAATTGGGCCAAAGCATTTGGAATCCTATCTCCCGGCGGCTCTTGGCGAGTTTATTAATTCCATTGATCACGGGCGGTATTTTTTGTTTGGCAATGTTTTACCGCAATATGCTGTGGGTAAGTTTTCCGGCCACTCTTATCTTTTATGGATTAGCACTGTTAAATGCCAGTAAGTACACCGTGCGAGACTTGGAATATTTAGGGATTCTGGAGGTGATTTTAGGTTTGGTTTCTTTATTTTTGACCGGCTATAACCTTTTGGTTTGGGCGTTTGGATTCGGTGTATTGCATATTGTTTATGGTACACTGATGTATTTGAAATATGAAAGAGTCGTACCTCATTCATAA
- a CDS encoding winged helix-turn-helix domain-containing protein, translating into MLEHFNKAFESKARLGIMSVLMVNESLSFNTLKELLNLTDGNLATHLRALEEQGYLIVQKQFIGRKPNTTYGATSEGRQAFSNHLNALEAFIRTGQY; encoded by the coding sequence ATGCTCGAACATTTCAACAAAGCCTTTGAGAGCAAAGCGCGACTGGGAATCATGTCGGTGTTGATGGTCAATGAGTCATTGAGTTTTAATACACTCAAAGAGTTACTCAACCTCACCGACGGAAATCTGGCAACCCATCTGCGCGCGCTTGAAGAACAGGGGTATCTTATTGTTCAGAAACAATTCATAGGCCGAAAACCGAATACTACTTACGGTGCCACCTCCGAAGGCCGTCAAGCTTTCAGCAATCATCTCAATGCCCTGGAGGCGTTCATTCGCACCGGACAATACTAA
- a CDS encoding porin family protein yields MNKFLLPVLCAALMLSAAFTRLFAQSTPPVQPTQSMQEQYDKLHGNTNKKPASQPSKSKTTTKPSAVQTKPQTVQKRAPVPKATAAAEEDGLRFKIGLRGGANYSNYSVPSILSNSVPAPDPIPAYHGGLILSLGGKVFSIQPEILYSQVGSKLTTAIGQVTKSSQTTINTITVPVLLKFAFGGESFRFFVNGGGFGSYDLNVKTKDVLNGQTIKSERKFEKGDPRIEYGAVGGAGIALGLGGSGAQLLIEGRYYYGLGNDNNDLPNNNKSFVRNIQGSVGILIPLEGQ; encoded by the coding sequence ATGAACAAATTCCTTCTACCGGTTTTATGTGCAGCGTTGATGCTAAGTGCTGCGTTTACCCGTCTTTTTGCGCAATCGACCCCGCCTGTCCAGCCTACGCAAAGTATGCAGGAGCAATATGATAAGCTGCATGGCAATACCAACAAGAAGCCCGCCTCGCAGCCCTCAAAGTCTAAAACCACGACGAAACCTTCGGCCGTCCAAACAAAACCTCAAACCGTTCAAAAGCGGGCTCCTGTACCTAAAGCAACGGCGGCAGCCGAAGAAGATGGCTTGAGGTTTAAAATAGGTTTGCGGGGAGGTGCCAATTATAGTAACTATTCGGTTCCGTCTATACTTTCCAATTCCGTTCCAGCCCCTGATCCGATACCGGCCTATCATGGCGGTCTCATTTTGAGTTTGGGCGGTAAAGTATTTTCGATTCAGCCCGAAATTTTATATTCGCAGGTGGGAAGTAAATTAACAACTGCAATAGGGCAGGTTACCAAATCTTCTCAAACAACAATTAATACGATAACAGTACCGGTATTGCTCAAATTTGCCTTCGGCGGGGAGTCGTTTAGGTTTTTTGTTAATGGCGGAGGCTTTGGAAGCTATGACCTCAATGTTAAAACAAAAGATGTTCTTAACGGACAGACCATAAAATCAGAGCGTAAGTTTGAAAAGGGGGACCCTCGCATAGAATATGGTGCAGTAGGTGGGGCAGGAATTGCACTGGGCTTAGGAGGGAGTGGAGCGCAACTGTTGATCGAAGGCCGTTACTACTACGGATTAGGCAATGATAATAATGATTTGCCAAACAATAACAAGAGTTTTGTGCGTAACATTCAGGGCTCTGTCGGTATACTGATTCCACTGGAAGGACAATAA
- a CDS encoding carboxypeptidase-like regulatory domain-containing protein, whose amino-acid sequence MAKHSKHIQPSHEQLRRYAAGELTPAEQHGVEKAALQSEQTDDAVEGLLALKKENIDEKAALNDLRQRLHQRVRKNEHRLIPFYYAGAAAVVLAVGLSWWFTQKEEPAEQFSSTIALQRPAPVIQPEAVPNTADNQPFQASPSLAAVPKPPAGKPVALVPQAVAVPKAAMQQPAEEPLPTIALEEKRNETPAPATAATPISSPDSGQNAVAKARMSDRMVDASAALSKRSAFSAFNKEDVFTVRGRVLADNQEVLPGVALQIKNQLSGVSTDALGNFVLPNVHKGDEITVTSVGFEKKQMTVNDSIIGPIVLKEDAQALSEVVVIGRQDIPTITTREVSPKNGWQKYRSYLKNAAKSYIEQNPQAPRGEVRLAFILTSLGEMGNFENVKKVNTQLFEEAVRIVKNGDAWEPGIRNGQKVPDKIILRIDFK is encoded by the coding sequence ATGGCTAAACATTCAAAACATATCCAACCTTCTCATGAACAGCTGCGGCGTTATGCAGCGGGAGAATTAACGCCCGCTGAGCAGCATGGGGTAGAAAAAGCGGCACTGCAAAGTGAGCAGACCGACGATGCCGTTGAGGGGTTGCTGGCGTTAAAAAAAGAGAATATTGATGAGAAAGCAGCGCTGAATGATTTGCGCCAAAGACTTCATCAAAGAGTACGAAAAAACGAGCACAGGCTGATTCCTTTCTATTATGCCGGTGCTGCGGCAGTAGTGCTTGCGGTAGGATTGAGTTGGTGGTTTACTCAAAAGGAAGAACCGGCAGAACAGTTTTCATCAACTATTGCGCTGCAACGACCTGCGCCCGTGATTCAACCTGAAGCTGTGCCGAACACGGCTGATAACCAACCGTTTCAAGCGTCACCTTCGTTGGCAGCAGTGCCAAAACCGCCCGCCGGTAAGCCTGTAGCTTTGGTTCCCCAAGCCGTTGCGGTACCGAAGGCGGCAATGCAACAACCGGCAGAGGAACCGTTGCCGACCATAGCATTAGAAGAAAAAAGAAATGAAACTCCTGCACCGGCGACGGCTGCCACACCCATATCTTCCCCGGATTCAGGGCAAAACGCCGTCGCCAAGGCCCGCATGTCTGATAGAATGGTCGATGCATCGGCGGCATTATCCAAAAGAAGCGCCTTCAGCGCATTTAATAAGGAAGACGTTTTTACCGTTCGCGGCAGAGTATTGGCTGATAATCAGGAGGTATTGCCCGGGGTTGCGCTACAGATAAAAAACCAATTGTCGGGTGTCAGTACCGATGCGCTGGGTAATTTTGTGTTGCCCAATGTACATAAGGGCGACGAAATCACGGTTACGTCCGTTGGTTTTGAGAAAAAACAGATGACCGTCAATGATTCCATTATTGGTCCCATTGTTTTAAAAGAAGACGCACAGGCGTTGAGTGAAGTGGTGGTCATCGGTAGGCAAGACATTCCTACAATAACGACCCGGGAAGTGAGTCCTAAAAATGGCTGGCAAAAGTATAGAAGCTACCTGAAAAACGCCGCTAAATCCTATATTGAACAAAACCCTCAGGCACCGAGGGGAGAAGTCAGGCTTGCTTTTATCTTGACTTCTTTGGGGGAAATGGGGAATTTTGAGAATGTAAAAAAAGTAAATACACAACTTTTTGAAGAGGCAGTACGCATCGTCAAAAATGGAGATGCATGGGAGCCCGGCATAAGAAATGGGCAAAAAGTACCTGATAAAATTATTTTGAGGATTGATTTTAAGTGA
- a CDS encoding RNA polymerase sigma factor encodes MFLKVFRRKATLTDAEYLSDYRRTGDLTGLGELYERHMDMVFAVCFQYLREEDEAKDAVMQVFEQLITDLKTYEVQHFKSWLHSVARNYCLMQLRKKRVSVGDEGLFEQEAYENVVAEPPEKEDWEIEHQLNDLGDCLQTLANEQRRSIELFYFQQLCYQQIAEQTGFAITKVKSYLQNGKRNLKLCMEGKQHG; translated from the coding sequence TTGTTTCTGAAAGTATTTCGTCGCAAAGCTACCCTCACGGATGCCGAATACCTGTCGGACTATCGCCGCACGGGTGATCTGACCGGCTTGGGAGAATTGTACGAGCGCCACATGGATATGGTCTTTGCGGTGTGTTTTCAGTATTTGCGGGAAGAAGACGAAGCCAAAGACGCGGTGATGCAGGTGTTTGAGCAGTTGATCACGGATCTGAAAACGTACGAGGTCCAACATTTTAAAAGTTGGCTGCACAGCGTGGCGCGGAATTATTGCCTCATGCAACTCCGTAAAAAACGGGTCTCTGTGGGCGATGAAGGACTCTTTGAGCAGGAAGCTTACGAAAATGTTGTGGCCGAGCCGCCCGAAAAGGAAGATTGGGAAATTGAGCATCAATTGAACGATTTGGGCGATTGTCTGCAAACCCTTGCGAATGAACAGCGTCGCAGCATTGAATTGTTTTATTTCCAACAGTTGTGTTATCAACAGATTGCCGAGCAAACGGGCTTCGCCATCACCAAAGTCAAAAGTTATCTCCAAAACGGCAAGCGAAATTTGAAATTGTGCATGGAGGGCAAACAACATGGCTAA